In Gracilimonas sp., a single window of DNA contains:
- a CDS encoding FAD-dependent oxidoreductase, with product MNKYYAAVFGAGISGTAIANELAKRDKKILLIDPHVSENAPGAPAGLVNPATGRRAKKSWRCQECMEALRELVDELIRFSGRDDLISDTGTIRPAINEKLADNFKEALDKYNWPEGWIRWINEEEVSELNPEIAPNFGALFLDCGFTVYVDRYLNTYRKYLREKGVKCRYEKAEYQAGESGDGFRIKFENGEVLNAEHVIVAAGHQTPGFRDWEYLPLHRVKGQIVWFEADEDLDWNHATSAMGYSLRRGDRDLIVGSTYEHKFEDLDTTEKAFNQIKGKLVKMFPNIAEKVRKKDQMAGVRVTTPNRLPVIGRHPQNKNLCIYTAMGSKGLLFSQYVGSLLAEHLINNVQIPEEIDTVRFE from the coding sequence ATGAATAAATATTACGCAGCAGTTTTCGGAGCAGGAATTTCCGGAACGGCCATTGCTAATGAGTTAGCTAAAAGAGATAAAAAAATTCTTTTAATTGATCCCCATGTTTCTGAAAATGCCCCGGGAGCCCCCGCCGGGTTAGTAAATCCGGCTACCGGAAGGAGAGCTAAAAAGAGCTGGAGATGCCAGGAATGCATGGAGGCCCTGAGAGAGCTGGTGGATGAACTTATCAGGTTTTCCGGCAGAGATGATTTAATCTCAGATACGGGCACCATCAGGCCGGCTATTAACGAGAAACTTGCAGATAACTTCAAAGAAGCCCTGGATAAATACAACTGGCCGGAGGGCTGGATTCGATGGATAAATGAAGAAGAAGTCTCAGAATTGAACCCGGAAATTGCTCCAAACTTTGGGGCTCTTTTCCTGGATTGTGGATTTACAGTTTACGTGGATCGATATTTGAATACTTATCGGAAATATTTGCGGGAAAAAGGAGTGAAATGCCGCTATGAAAAGGCAGAGTATCAGGCAGGTGAGAGCGGAGATGGTTTTAGAATTAAATTCGAAAACGGGGAAGTGTTAAATGCAGAACATGTTATTGTAGCTGCCGGACATCAAACCCCGGGATTCAGAGATTGGGAGTATCTGCCGCTGCACCGGGTTAAAGGACAAATCGTTTGGTTTGAAGCCGATGAAGACCTGGATTGGAATCATGCCACTTCGGCCATGGGTTACAGCCTGAGAAGGGGGGACAGGGACTTGATCGTAGGATCTACGTACGAGCATAAATTTGAAGATCTCGATACCACGGAAAAGGCATTTAATCAGATTAAGGGAAAGCTTGTGAAAATGTTTCCCAATATAGCTGAAAAAGTGAGGAAGAAAGATCAAATGGCGGGAGTCCGGGTTACAACTCCAAACCGGTTGCCGGTGATTGGCCGCCATCCCCAAAATAAAAACCTTTGTATTTACACAGCTATGGGCTCCAAGGGACTCCTGTTTTCCCAATATGTAGGGAGTTTACTGGCCGAGCACTTGATCAATAACGTTCAAATTCCCGAAGAAATAGATACTGTAAGGTTTGAGTGA